In Cyanobium sp. WAJ14-Wanaka, a single genomic region encodes these proteins:
- a CDS encoding single-stranded DNA-binding protein: protein MGVNSITLVGRAGRDPEVRYFESGSMVANLTLAVNRRSANDEPDWFNLEVWGKQAQVAADYVRKGSLVGIIGSFKLDRWTDRASGEERTKPVIRVDRLELLGSKRDAEAGGGSDGNAGGFGGGEPSEEEVPF from the coding sequence ATGGGCGTCAATTCCATCACCCTCGTGGGCCGAGCAGGCCGCGACCCCGAAGTGCGCTACTTCGAATCGGGAAGCATGGTCGCCAACCTCACCCTTGCGGTGAACCGCCGCAGCGCCAACGACGAACCGGACTGGTTCAACCTGGAGGTCTGGGGCAAGCAGGCCCAGGTAGCCGCGGACTATGTCCGCAAGGGCTCCCTGGTGGGGATCATCGGCAGCTTCAAGCTCGACCGCTGGACCGATCGGGCCAGCGGCGAAGAGCGCACCAAACCCGTGATTCGGGTTGATCGGCTCGAACTGCTGGGCTCCAAGCGCGATGCCGAAGCAGGCGGCGGCAGCGACGGCAATGCCGGTGGCTTTGGGGGCGGTGAGCCCAGCGAAGAAGAAGTGCCCTTCTGA
- a CDS encoding RpoD/SigA family RNA polymerase sigma factor, with translation MPHVDGDLVRSYLRDIGRVPLLSHEQEITLGRQVQELMSIEEIEQDLEQKLGAKPSQDQLAAAAGMEAALLKKRLKGGRRAKERMVAANLRLVVSVAKKYTKRNMELLDLIQEGTIGLVRGVEKFDPTRGYKFSTYAYWWIRQGITRAIAEKSRTIRLPIHITETLNKLKKGQRELSQELGRTPTVTELASYVELPEEEVKDLLCRARQPVSLETKVGDGDDTELLDLLAGDGELPEDQLNGECLKGDLRALLEQLPELQGRVLKMRYGIDTGSELGAAGMNGGIAAGIAAGIGLEEPMSLTGIGRILGISRDRVRNLERDGLAGLRRLSDAVEAYVAS, from the coding sequence ATGCCCCATGTCGATGGCGACCTTGTGCGCTCCTATTTGCGTGACATCGGCCGTGTGCCGTTGCTCAGCCATGAGCAGGAGATCACCCTGGGCCGCCAGGTGCAGGAGCTCATGTCGATTGAGGAGATCGAACAGGACTTGGAGCAGAAGCTTGGTGCCAAGCCCAGCCAGGACCAACTGGCTGCTGCTGCGGGCATGGAGGCTGCCCTTTTAAAGAAGCGTTTAAAGGGCGGTCGCCGGGCCAAGGAGCGGATGGTGGCTGCCAATTTGCGGCTGGTGGTGAGTGTGGCCAAGAAGTACACCAAGCGGAATATGGAATTGCTGGATCTGATCCAGGAGGGAACGATCGGCCTGGTGAGGGGAGTGGAGAAATTTGACCCCACCCGTGGCTATAAGTTTTCGACCTATGCCTACTGGTGGATCCGCCAGGGGATCACCAGGGCGATTGCTGAGAAGAGCAGAACAATCCGCCTGCCGATCCACATCACCGAAACCCTGAACAAGCTGAAAAAGGGCCAACGGGAACTGAGCCAGGAGCTGGGCCGTACCCCAACGGTGACGGAGTTGGCGAGCTACGTGGAGCTGCCTGAGGAGGAGGTGAAGGACCTGCTGTGCCGGGCGCGCCAACCGGTGAGCCTGGAAACGAAGGTGGGAGATGGCGACGACACCGAACTGCTGGATTTACTGGCGGGTGATGGTGAACTGCCAGAGGATCAACTGAACGGTGAATGCCTGAAGGGAGACCTGCGGGCGTTGCTGGAGCAACTGCCAGAGCTGCAGGGAAGGGTTTTAAAGATGCGCTATGGGATCGATACGGGCAGTGAGCTTGGTGCGGCCGGCATGAATGGCGGCATAGCGGCTGGCATAGCGGCTGGCATTGGCCTGGAAGAACCGATGAGCCTCACCGGCATTGGCCGCATCCTGGGCATTAGCCGTGATCGGGTTCGCAACCTGGAGCGTGATGGCCTGGCAGGTTTGCGTCGCCTTAGCGATGCGGTTGAGGCCTACGTAGCCAGCTGA
- a CDS encoding rod shape-determining protein, whose protein sequence is MFFRRFQFSRDIGIDLGTANTLMYVSGKGIVLQEPSVVALDLERGVPLAVGNEAKLMLGRTPGNIRAIRPLRDGVIADFDAAEQMIKAFIQKGNEGRGIVAPRLVIGIPSGVTGVERRAVREAGLAGAREVHLIDEPVAAAIGAGLPVTEPVGTMIVDIGGGTTEVAVLSLGGTVMSESVRVAGDELSDAIGVYLKKVHNLVVGERTAEDIKIRIGSAFRDDAHDNTSMDVRGLHLLSGLPRTINVRAGDIREAMAEPLNVIVEAVKRTLERTPPELAADIVDRGIMLAGGGALVRGISDLISHETGILTHVAEDPLLCVVNGCGMVLEDYVRLQRVLDTPDFARHST, encoded by the coding sequence GTGTTTTTCCGTCGTTTCCAGTTCTCGCGCGATATCGGTATCGACCTGGGAACGGCCAACACCCTGATGTACGTGTCAGGGAAGGGGATTGTTCTGCAGGAGCCCTCAGTGGTGGCCTTGGATCTGGAGCGCGGCGTGCCCTTGGCCGTGGGCAACGAGGCCAAGTTGATGCTGGGCCGCACTCCGGGCAATATCCGGGCCATTCGGCCCCTGCGCGATGGCGTCATCGCCGACTTCGATGCGGCCGAGCAGATGATTAAGGCCTTTATCCAGAAGGGCAACGAGGGCCGCGGCATCGTCGCCCCCCGCTTGGTGATTGGCATCCCCAGTGGGGTCACCGGCGTCGAGCGTCGTGCCGTGCGTGAAGCAGGCCTGGCTGGTGCCCGCGAGGTGCACCTGATCGATGAGCCCGTGGCGGCAGCCATTGGGGCGGGCCTGCCCGTCACCGAGCCCGTCGGCACCATGATTGTGGACATCGGCGGCGGAACCACTGAAGTGGCTGTGCTCAGCCTGGGTGGCACGGTGATGAGTGAGTCGGTGCGGGTTGCCGGCGATGAGCTCAGTGATGCCATTGGCGTCTATCTCAAGAAGGTCCACAACCTGGTAGTGGGCGAGCGCACTGCAGAAGACATCAAGATCCGGATCGGTTCCGCTTTCCGCGACGACGCCCACGACAACACCTCCATGGATGTGAGGGGCCTGCACCTGCTTTCGGGCCTACCCCGCACCATCAACGTGCGCGCCGGAGACATCCGGGAGGCCATGGCCGAGCCCCTCAACGTGATCGTCGAAGCGGTGAAACGGACCCTGGAGCGCACCCCACCCGAGTTGGCCGCCGACATCGTGGATCGCGGCATCATGCTGGCGGGCGGTGGTGCCCTCGTTCGCGGCATCAGCGACCTGATCAGCCACGAGACCGGGATCCTCACCCATGTGGCGGAAGACCCCCTCCTTTGCGTCGTCAATGGTTGCGGCATGGTCCTAGAGGACTACGTCCGGCTGCAGAGGGTGCTCGATACCCCTGACTTCGCCCGCCATTCCACCTGA
- a CDS encoding hercynine metabolism small protein — MGREEQRAAMRQVREGLIDELEDLYREAFDRISEQDLGEGAIARLTQLLLRSREAAITPLLEEIEAPLITRAPESA, encoded by the coding sequence ATGGGCAGGGAAGAGCAGCGGGCGGCCATGCGCCAGGTGCGCGAAGGCTTGATTGACGAGCTCGAGGATCTCTACCGAGAAGCCTTTGATCGAATCAGCGAACAGGACCTCGGCGAAGGGGCCATCGCCCGCCTGACCCAGTTGCTGCTTCGCTCCAGGGAGGCCGCGATTACGCCCCTACTGGAGGAAATCGAAGCGCCCCTGATCACCCGCGCCCCGGAAAGCGCCTAA
- a CDS encoding rod shape-determining protein MreD: MTGWGRIAQGPGWWLATALVVPFLSLASPWLLKLGGVAPAWSVLWLLPWALVGGPLAGALAGLGLALLLDGLHLGFSSQVPALLLLGWWWGRLGSKGLPIERSFSLGLLALLGSLLLGFSVLVQELVAFCWAGQPPGQLFSQAFHQTTYTWFAQTLLTALLAPPLCSLQLLFWRRKSLGGRRSPLPKQ; encoded by the coding sequence ATGACTGGCTGGGGCCGGATCGCCCAGGGGCCTGGCTGGTGGCTGGCCACGGCCCTGGTGGTGCCCTTTCTCAGCCTGGCCTCGCCCTGGCTGCTGAAGCTGGGGGGTGTGGCCCCGGCCTGGTCGGTGCTGTGGTTGTTGCCTTGGGCCCTGGTTGGCGGACCGCTGGCGGGGGCCTTGGCGGGCCTGGGTTTGGCCCTGCTGCTTGATGGCCTGCACTTGGGCTTCAGCAGCCAGGTGCCGGCGCTGCTACTCCTGGGCTGGTGGTGGGGTCGCTTGGGCAGTAAGGGCTTGCCAATTGAGCGCAGTTTCAGCCTGGGTCTGTTGGCCCTGCTGGGCAGTTTGCTGTTGGGTTTCAGCGTGCTGGTTCAGGAGCTGGTGGCCTTCTGCTGGGCCGGCCAACCCCCTGGCCAGCTTTTCAGTCAGGCTTTCCACCAGACCACCTACACCTGGTTTGCCCAAACCCTGCTTACGGCCCTACTGGCCCCGCCTTTGTGCTCCCTGCAGCTGCTGTTCTGGCGCCGCAAGAGCCTGGGTGGGCGCCGTTCACCCTTACCTAAGCAATGA
- the ahcY gene encoding adenosylhomocysteinase produces the protein MVASPTAPALQSTSTYVIADLGLADFGRKEMAIAETEMPGLMALRSKYGASQPLKGARIAGSLHMTIQTAVLIETLTVLGAEVRWASCNIFSTQDHAAAAIAAANVPVFAYKGETLDEYWAFTHRILEWGDGGTPNMILDDGGDATGLVVLGTKAEKDPSVLNNPSNEEETALFNSIRQKLAAQPGFYSRIYANIQGVTEETTTGVARLYQMQKSGELPFPAINVNDSVTKSKFDNLYGCRESLVDSIKRATDVMVAGKVALVMGYGDVGKGSAQSLRGLGATVMIAEIDPICALQAAMEGYRVVRLDDVVGDVDIFVTATGNFKVIKHEHLIQMKDQAIVCNIGHFDNEIDVASLKQYPWDNIKPQVDHIVLPSGNKIILLAEGRLVNLGCATGHPSFVMSASFTNQVLAQIELFTKGDQYAKEVYVLPKQLDEMVARLHLEKIGAKLTELSSEQAAYINVPVAGPYKLDHYRY, from the coding sequence ATGGTGGCTTCCCCCACTGCTCCTGCCCTGCAGAGCACCAGTACCTATGTGATCGCCGACCTTGGCCTGGCCGATTTCGGCCGCAAGGAGATGGCAATTGCCGAAACCGAGATGCCTGGCCTGATGGCCCTGCGCTCCAAATACGGCGCCAGCCAACCCCTCAAGGGCGCCCGCATCGCGGGTTCCCTGCACATGACGATCCAGACCGCCGTTCTGATCGAGACCCTCACGGTTCTCGGTGCTGAGGTGCGCTGGGCCAGCTGCAACATCTTCTCCACCCAGGACCACGCCGCCGCCGCGATTGCGGCCGCCAACGTTCCGGTGTTCGCCTACAAGGGTGAAACCCTTGATGAGTACTGGGCCTTCACCCACCGCATCCTCGAGTGGGGCGATGGCGGCACGCCCAACATGATCCTCGACGACGGCGGCGATGCCACTGGCCTGGTGGTGCTTGGCACCAAGGCTGAAAAGGATCCTTCCGTTCTCAACAACCCCTCCAACGAAGAGGAGACCGCCCTCTTCAACAGCATTCGCCAGAAGCTGGCTGCCCAGCCCGGCTTCTATTCCCGCATCTACGCCAACATCCAGGGCGTCACCGAGGAGACCACCACTGGTGTGGCACGTCTCTATCAAATGCAGAAGAGCGGCGAACTGCCTTTCCCCGCTATCAACGTCAACGATTCAGTCACTAAGAGCAAGTTCGACAACCTCTACGGCTGCCGTGAGTCGCTGGTGGATTCGATCAAGCGCGCCACCGATGTGATGGTGGCGGGCAAGGTGGCCCTGGTGATGGGCTACGGCGACGTGGGCAAGGGTTCGGCCCAGTCGCTGCGGGGCCTTGGCGCCACCGTGATGATTGCCGAGATCGATCCGATCTGCGCCCTGCAGGCGGCGATGGAGGGCTACCGGGTGGTGCGCCTCGACGACGTGGTGGGTGATGTCGACATCTTTGTGACCGCCACCGGCAACTTCAAGGTGATCAAGCACGAGCACCTGATCCAGATGAAGGATCAGGCGATCGTTTGCAACATCGGCCACTTCGACAACGAGATCGATGTGGCTTCGCTCAAGCAGTACCCCTGGGACAACATCAAGCCCCAGGTGGACCACATCGTGCTGCCCAGCGGCAACAAGATCATCCTGCTGGCCGAGGGCCGGCTGGTGAACCTGGGTTGCGCCACCGGCCACCCCAGCTTCGTGATGAGCGCCTCCTTCACCAACCAGGTGTTGGCCCAGATCGAGCTGTTCACCAAGGGCGACCAATACGCCAAGGAGGTCTACGTGCTGCCCAAGCAGCTCGATGAGATGGTGGCTCGCCTCCACCTCGAGAAGATCGGCGCCAAGCTCACCGAGCTCAGCTCCGAGCAGGCCGCCTACATCAACGTGCCGGTGGCCGGTCCCTACAAACTGGACCACTACCGCTACTGA
- the mreC gene encoding rod shape-determining protein MreC codes for MPAGRRLRLPPLRQIRQAWPWAVLLLALVGIRLSKGAGILDAYALLSRPFWPGTAQGEWVRQAQRLEDQGQLQQLKADNDRLRAVLQLRSSANGSLEAPVISRDSGGWWQQLLIGQGSLKGVSPGDSVLAPGGLVGRVASVTPTTSSVTLLTDRRSHVGVWVPRTRQQGLLVGVGSGRSVLHFVEKDPGVRPGDLVFTSPASSLVPPNIAVGVVQTVNGLASPAPEAIVQLAVRSDALDWVKVLVGER; via the coding sequence ATGCCGGCCGGCCGCAGGCTTCGCCTTCCGCCCCTGCGGCAGATCCGCCAGGCCTGGCCTTGGGCGGTGTTGTTGCTGGCCTTGGTGGGGATTCGGCTCAGCAAGGGGGCCGGGATTTTGGATGCCTATGCCCTGCTCAGTCGCCCCTTTTGGCCAGGAACGGCCCAGGGTGAATGGGTGAGGCAGGCCCAGCGCCTCGAGGACCAGGGCCAGCTGCAACAGCTCAAGGCCGACAACGACCGGCTGAGGGCAGTTCTTCAGTTGCGATCCTCAGCAAATGGCTCCCTCGAGGCCCCGGTGATTTCCAGGGATAGCGGTGGCTGGTGGCAGCAACTGCTAATCGGCCAAGGCTCCCTGAAGGGTGTGAGCCCCGGCGATTCGGTGCTGGCGCCCGGGGGCCTGGTGGGCCGTGTGGCCAGCGTGACCCCCACCACCTCCAGCGTCACCCTGCTCACCGATCGCCGTAGCCATGTGGGCGTCTGGGTGCCCCGCACCCGCCAACAGGGTTTGCTGGTGGGGGTGGGCAGCGGCCGGTCCGTGCTGCACTTTGTGGAGAAGGATCCGGGCGTGAGGCCCGGTGATCTGGTGTTCACCTCCCCGGCCAGCAGCCTGGTGCCCCCCAACATCGCCGTTGGCGTAGTCCAAACGGTAAACGGCCTGGCATCTCCGGCGCCAGAGGCGATTGTGCAGTTGGCGGTGCGCTCCGATGCCCTCGATTGGGTCAAGGTGCTGGTGGGTGAGCGATGA
- the lysS gene encoding lysine--tRNA ligase, which yields MSDLRETRLEKAEALSALGQGPYALRFEPSHRTAQLQQAHADLANGTERDLAVSVAGRVMTRRVMGKLAFFTLADETGPIQLFIEKATLEAEILDDPEAFAHLTSLVDAGDLIGVQGSLRRTDRGELSVKVKGWTMLSKSLQPLPDKWHGLADVEKRYRQRYLDLIVSPHTRETFRRRAQAVSAMRRWLDDRDFLEIETPVLQSVPGGADARPFETHHNALDLPLTLRIATELHLKRLVVGGFERVYELGRIFRNEGVSTRHNPEFTSVEVYQAYADYTDMMELTEQLLAHVCLQVCGSTQITYQGTEIDLAPPWRRATMHQLVEDATGLDFTQFGSRDQAAAAMGAQGLEVPALADSVGRLLVEAFEQKVEADLIQPTFVIDYPVENSPLARAHRSKPGMVERFELFIVGRETANAFSELIDPVDQRQRLESQQARRAAGDLEAQGVDEDFIQALEVGMPPTGGLGIGIDRLVMLLTDSPSIRDVIAFPLLRPGAVG from the coding sequence TTGTCGGATCTGCGCGAGACCCGCCTTGAAAAAGCCGAAGCCCTATCGGCCTTGGGTCAGGGTCCCTATGCCCTGCGCTTTGAGCCCAGCCACCGCACGGCCCAGCTCCAGCAGGCCCATGCCGACTTGGCCAACGGCACCGAGCGGGATCTGGCTGTTTCCGTGGCCGGCCGAGTGATGACCCGTCGGGTGATGGGCAAGCTCGCCTTTTTCACCTTGGCCGATGAAACCGGCCCAATCCAATTATTTATTGAGAAGGCCACCCTCGAAGCCGAGATTCTGGACGATCCCGAGGCCTTTGCCCACCTCACCTCCCTGGTGGATGCGGGCGACCTAATTGGGGTGCAGGGCAGCCTGCGGCGCACCGATCGGGGCGAGCTCTCGGTGAAGGTGAAGGGCTGGACCATGCTCAGCAAGAGCCTCCAGCCCCTGCCGGATAAGTGGCATGGCCTGGCCGATGTGGAGAAGCGCTATCGCCAGCGCTATCTAGACCTGATCGTTTCACCCCATACCCGGGAAACCTTCCGGCGCCGGGCCCAGGCGGTGAGTGCCATGCGCCGCTGGCTTGACGATCGCGATTTCCTGGAGATCGAAACGCCGGTGCTGCAAAGCGTGCCGGGCGGTGCCGATGCCCGGCCCTTTGAAACGCACCACAACGCCCTCGACCTGCCACTCACCCTGCGGATTGCCACCGAGTTGCACCTCAAGAGGCTGGTGGTGGGAGGTTTTGAGCGGGTCTATGAGCTCGGCCGGATCTTCCGCAATGAGGGGGTGAGCACTCGCCACAACCCCGAATTCACTTCCGTGGAGGTCTACCAGGCCTACGCCGACTACACCGACATGATGGAGCTCACCGAGCAGCTGCTGGCCCACGTCTGCCTACAGGTGTGCGGCAGCACCCAGATCACCTACCAGGGCACGGAGATCGATCTGGCTCCGCCCTGGCGGCGGGCCACGATGCACCAGCTTGTCGAGGACGCCACTGGCCTTGATTTCACCCAGTTCGGCAGCCGCGATCAAGCAGCAGCAGCGATGGGGGCCCAGGGGTTGGAGGTGCCGGCCTTGGCTGATTCGGTGGGACGGCTGTTGGTGGAGGCCTTTGAGCAGAAGGTGGAAGCGGATCTGATCCAGCCCACCTTCGTGATCGATTATCCGGTGGAAAACTCCCCCCTTGCCCGCGCCCACCGCAGTAAGCCCGGGATGGTGGAGCGTTTTGAGTTGTTCATCGTGGGCCGCGAGACCGCCAATGCATTTAGCGAGTTGATTGATCCGGTGGATCAGCGCCAGCGGTTGGAGTCCCAGCAGGCCCGCAGGGCAGCCGGTGACCTGGAGGCCCAGGGGGTAGACGAGGACTTCATCCAGGCCCTGGAGGTGGGGATGCCCCCCACCGGCGGCCTGGGCATTGGCATTGATCGGCTGGTGATGCTGCTCACCGACAGCCCCTCCATTCGCGATGTGATTGCCTTCCCGCTGTTGCGGCCGGGCGCAGTGGGATAA
- a CDS encoding DedA family protein, whose product MLHDLNGFVGQLVTQWGYLGIIAAMVLENVIPPIPSELIMPLAGFYVGQGHLNFVGVVLAGLLGTVLGTLPWYGIGRLVNEERLKQWTARHGRWVGLSVEDLDKSRVWFKNHGAAVVFWGRLIPAIRTLISVPAGVELMPFGPFLFWTTAGSLVWNLALTTAGWALGRNWQQVLLAIKPVEGLVNKLIALAILAVVAWLGLRLWKQRNSST is encoded by the coding sequence ATGCTTCATGACCTCAATGGCTTTGTGGGGCAACTGGTGACCCAATGGGGTTACCTGGGAATCATTGCGGCGATGGTGCTTGAGAACGTGATCCCTCCGATTCCATCGGAGCTGATCATGCCCCTGGCTGGCTTTTATGTGGGCCAGGGGCACCTCAATTTTGTGGGTGTGGTGCTAGCAGGTCTACTTGGCACGGTGCTTGGGACCTTGCCCTGGTATGGCATTGGCCGGCTGGTGAATGAGGAACGCCTCAAACAATGGACAGCCCGCCATGGTCGCTGGGTGGGCCTGTCTGTGGAGGATCTTGATAAATCCCGCGTCTGGTTCAAGAACCACGGTGCTGCGGTGGTGTTTTGGGGACGGCTGATTCCAGCTATCCGCACCCTGATTTCTGTGCCAGCGGGTGTTGAGCTGATGCCCTTTGGCCCCTTTTTGTTTTGGACCACGGCCGGCAGTCTGGTCTGGAACTTGGCCCTGACAACTGCCGGCTGGGCCCTGGGCCGCAACTGGCAACAGGTGCTCCTGGCGATCAAGCCTGTGGAGGGCTTGGTAAATAAGCTGATTGCTTTGGCGATTCTGGCTGTGGTGGCCTGGCTGGGGCTGCGCCTTTGGAAACAGCGCAACTCCAGCACCTAA
- a CDS encoding ABC transporter substrate-binding protein, translating into MNQQVQRLSRRQLMALLAGGSAAAALASCGRGKGGNGAGPGADGNRILNVWTLDLAPKFNGYINGVIQAWESQNPGVRVRWTDVPWGSAERKLLAAVFARTAPDLVNLNPPFAANLASKGGLLDLMPLLPSGAASTYLPQIWQAGQAAGAQFALPWYLTTRITMANRRLLEQAGLEQPPSHWEQVPAYAQVMRKRTGRYALFISVVPDDSAELLETFVQMGVQLLDGDHQAAFNSPAGRQAFGFWSDLYRRGLLPKEVVSQGYRRAVELYQAGDLAQVATGPDFLANLQTNAPGVAAHTAPYPPLLGASGDANVAMMNLAVPKQSAMAPEAISFGLMLTNAPNQLAFAQQARVLPSAVAALEELEKDLDQPGSSGPLVQKARLLSAQTLRYAKVLVPSIPGVKRLQAILYTQLQRAMLGELSSDAALAAAEHQWNLYASARW; encoded by the coding sequence ATGAATCAGCAAGTGCAACGTCTCAGTAGGCGCCAATTAATGGCCCTGCTGGCCGGCGGCTCGGCGGCAGCGGCATTGGCCAGTTGTGGCCGGGGCAAGGGTGGTAACGGGGCCGGCCCGGGAGCAGACGGGAATCGCATCTTGAATGTGTGGACCCTGGATCTGGCCCCCAAGTTCAACGGCTACATCAATGGCGTGATCCAGGCCTGGGAAAGCCAAAATCCCGGGGTGCGGGTGCGCTGGACCGATGTGCCCTGGGGCTCGGCCGAGCGCAAATTGCTGGCGGCGGTGTTTGCCCGTACTGCCCCCGATTTGGTCAACCTCAATCCCCCCTTTGCCGCCAACCTGGCCAGCAAGGGCGGCCTGTTGGATCTCATGCCCCTGCTCCCCTCCGGCGCAGCCTCCACCTATTTGCCCCAGATCTGGCAGGCGGGCCAGGCGGCTGGCGCCCAATTCGCCCTGCCCTGGTATCTCACCACCCGGATCACCATGGCCAACCGGCGCCTGCTGGAGCAGGCGGGTTTGGAGCAGCCACCTAGCCATTGGGAGCAGGTGCCGGCCTACGCCCAGGTCATGCGCAAGCGCACCGGTCGCTACGCCCTCTTCATCTCAGTGGTGCCCGACGATTCGGCCGAGCTGCTGGAAACCTTTGTGCAGATGGGGGTGCAGCTGCTGGATGGCGACCACCAAGCCGCCTTCAACAGCCCGGCAGGGCGCCAGGCCTTTGGTTTTTGGAGTGATCTCTACCGCCGCGGTTTGCTGCCCAAGGAGGTGGTCAGCCAGGGCTATCGGCGGGCGGTGGAGCTCTATCAAGCGGGGGACCTGGCCCAGGTGGCCACGGGCCCGGATTTCCTCGCCAATCTGCAAACCAATGCCCCCGGCGTTGCCGCCCATACGGCCCCCTATCCGCCGCTTTTGGGTGCCAGTGGTGACGCCAACGTGGCGATGATGAACCTGGCGGTGCCCAAGCAAAGTGCCATGGCCCCTGAAGCGATCAGCTTTGGCCTGATGCTCACCAACGCCCCCAACCAACTCGCCTTTGCCCAGCAGGCCCGGGTGTTGCCCTCAGCAGTGGCAGCCCTAGAGGAGCTCGAAAAGGATCTGGATCAGCCGGGTTCATCGGGGCCTTTGGTCCAAAAGGCGCGCCTGCTTTCTGCCCAAACCCTGCGTTACGCCAAGGTGCTGGTGCCCTCCATCCCCGGGGTGAAGCGCCTGCAGGCGATCCTCTACACCCAGTTGCAGCGGGCAATGTTGGGAGAGCTCTCCAGTGATGCGGCCCTGGCCGCGGCGGAGCACCAGTGGAATCTCTATGCCAGCGCCCGCTGGTGA
- the tsaE gene encoding tRNA (adenosine(37)-N6)-threonylcarbamoyltransferase complex ATPase subunit type 1 TsaE, giving the protein MDSLKRHLANAAATQALGAELAQLLPAGALLLLFGDLGAGKTCLVQGLAVGLGIEEPITSPTFALAQHYLAPDGGGALVHLDLYRLEQAAAADELFAQEEEEALALGALLAVEWPGRLSRLPQACWRIQLSLADANDPEAGRVAELITPF; this is encoded by the coding sequence CTGGATTCCCTGAAGCGCCACCTGGCCAATGCGGCGGCAACCCAGGCCCTGGGGGCCGAGCTGGCCCAGCTGCTGCCCGCTGGAGCCCTACTGCTGCTGTTTGGCGATCTTGGAGCCGGCAAAACCTGCCTGGTGCAGGGTCTGGCGGTGGGTTTGGGCATCGAGGAGCCGATCACCAGCCCGACCTTTGCCCTCGCCCAGCACTACCTGGCGCCCGATGGCGGTGGCGCCCTGGTGCACCTGGATCTCTACCGGCTGGAGCAGGCCGCCGCCGCCGACGAACTCTTTGCCCAGGAAGAGGAGGAGGCCCTGGCCCTTGGGGCCCTGCTGGCGGTGGAGTGGCCCGGACGGCTCAGCCGCCTGCCCCAGGCTTGCTGGAGGATCCAGCTCAGCCTGGCCGACGCCAATGATCCAGAAGCGGGCCGGGTGGCGGAATTAATTACCCCTTTTTAA
- the rpaB gene encoding response regulator transcription factor RpaB, whose translation MLLEERLNQGQIPGADGGADAKATVLVVDDEAAVRRVLVMRLQLAGYRVVCAEDGEEALTLFHQEQPDLVVLDVMLPKLDGFAVCRRLRAESCVPIIFLSALDAIAERVSGLDLGADDFLPKPFSPKELEARIATILRRVGRGSAANEPREVPAGSGVLRVGDLVVDTNRRQVTRDGERIALTYTEFSLLELLFREPGRVVPRAEILEQLWGYPPRRAADLRVVDVYVARLRGKLEPDPRNPELILTVRGTGYASQRMGDAALASAG comes from the coding sequence ATGCTCCTGGAGGAAAGGCTGAATCAGGGCCAGATTCCAGGGGCAGATGGGGGTGCTGATGCCAAGGCAACCGTGCTGGTGGTCGACGACGAGGCGGCCGTGCGCCGGGTGCTGGTGATGCGCCTGCAATTGGCTGGTTACCGGGTGGTTTGCGCAGAAGACGGCGAGGAGGCCCTCACCCTTTTCCACCAGGAGCAGCCCGATCTGGTGGTGCTCGATGTGATGTTGCCCAAGCTCGATGGCTTTGCGGTCTGTCGGCGGTTGCGGGCTGAATCCTGCGTGCCGATCATTTTTCTCTCCGCCCTCGATGCCATTGCCGAAAGGGTTTCTGGCCTCGACCTAGGCGCCGATGACTTCCTGCCCAAGCCCTTTAGCCCCAAGGAGCTGGAGGCCCGCATTGCCACGATCCTGCGCCGGGTGGGCCGGGGCTCCGCCGCCAACGAGCCCAGGGAAGTGCCTGCCGGCAGTGGTGTTTTGCGGGTTGGCGATCTGGTGGTCGACACCAACCGCCGCCAGGTGACCCGCGATGGCGAGCGCATTGCCCTCACCTATACCGAATTCAGCCTGCTAGAGCTGCTCTTTCGCGAGCCAGGCCGGGTGGTTCCCAGGGCAGAAATCCTTGAGCAGCTTTGGGGCTATCCGCCGCGCCGTGCCGCCGACCTGCGGGTCGTGGATGTTTACGTGGCCCGCCTGCGCGGCAAGCTCGAGCCCGATCCCCGCAATCCTGAGTTGATCCTCACCGTGCGTGGCACCGGCTACGCCTCCCAGCGCATGGGCGATGCGGCCCTGGCTAGCGCCGGCTGA